Proteins encoded within one genomic window of Bos mutus isolate GX-2022 chromosome 9, NWIPB_WYAK_1.1, whole genome shotgun sequence:
- the TMEM200A gene encoding transmembrane protein 200A isoform X1, with protein sequence MDMKVEPGIPMNLRIKDRAMIATGGVITGLAALKRQDSARSQHHVNLSPSPAAQEKKPVRRRPRADVVVVRGKIRLYSPSGFFLILGVLISIVGIAMAVLGYWPQKEHFIDAETTLSTNETQVIRNQGGVVVRFFEQHLHSDKMKMLGPFTMGIGIFIFICANAILHENRDKETKIIHMRDIYSTVIDIHTLRIKEQKHMNGIYTGLMGETEVKQNGNSCASRLAANTIASFSGFRSSFRMDSSVEEDELVVNESKSFGHLVPPLLSDSSASVCGLYPPPSKTTDDKTSGPKKCETKSIVSSSISAFTLPVIKLNNCVIDEPSIDNITEDADNLKSRSRNLSMDSLMVPLPNPSQPFQPVSLMLPRNNSVGESLSSQYKSSVALGPGAGQLLSPGAARRQFGSNTSLHLLSSHSKSLDLERGHSTLTVQAEQRKHPSWPRLDRSNSKGYVKLENKEDPMERLLVPQAAIKKDFTNKEKLLMISRSHNNLSFEHDEFLSNNLKRGTSETRF encoded by the coding sequence aaTAAAAGACCGAGCTATGATAGCAACTGGTGGAGTGATAACTGGCCTGGCTGCCTTGAAAAGGCAAGACTCTGCCCGATCACAGCATCATGTCAACCTTAGCCCGTCGCCTGCTGCCCAGGAGAAGAAACCAGTCAGGCGTCGACCTCGGGCCGATGTTGTGGTTGTTCGAGGCAAAATCCGGCTTTATTCCCCATCTggttttttcctcattttaggAGTCCTTATCTCCATTGTAGGAATCGCAATGGCAGTCCTTGGATATTGGCCTCAAAAAGAACATTTTATCGATGCTGAGACGACATTGTCAACAAACGAAACTCAGGTCATCCGGAACCAAGGCGGTGTAGTGGTTCGCTTCTTTGAGCAACATTTGCATTctgataaaatgaaaatgcttgGCCCTTTCACAATGGGGAttggcattttcattttcatttgtgctAATGCCATTCTTCACGAGAACCGTGACAAAGAAACCAAAATCATACACATGAGGGACATCTACTCCACAGTCATCGACATCCACACTCTGAGAATCAAGGAGCAAAAACACATGAATGGCATCTACACTGGTTTAATGGGAGAAACGGAAGTAAAGCAGAATGGGAACTCCTGTGCTTCGAGACTGGCAGCAAATACCATTGCTTCTTTTTCAGGTTTCAGGAGCAGTTTTCGGATGGACAGCTCTGTCGAGGAGGATGAGCTTGTGGTGAATGAAAGTAAGAGTTTTGGGCATCTTGTGCCACCTTTGCTCTCTGACAGCTCTGCCTCTGTTTGTGGCCTCTATCCGCCTCCTTCCAAGACAACTGATGATAAAACCAGTGGCCCTAAGAAATGTGAAACCAAGTCAATCGTGTCATCGTCCATCAGCGCTTTTACATTACCTGTGATCAAACTTAATAATTGTGTGATTGATGAGCCCAGTATAGATAACATCACTGAGGATGCTGATAACCTCAAAAGTAGGTCAAGGAATTTGTCAATGGACTCCCTTATGGTCCCTTTGCCCAATCCCAGTCAGCCTTTCCAGCCAGTCAGTCTGATGCTCCCAAGGAATAATTCCGTTGGGGAGTCATTGTCAAGTCAGTACAAGTCCTCTGTGGCCCTTGGACCTGGAGCTGGACAGCTCTTGTCTCCTGGGGCTGCTAGAAGACAGTTTGGTTCCAACACATCCTTGCATTTGCTGTCATCACACTCAAAATCCTTAGACTTAGAGCGGGGTCATTCCACATTAACCGTTCAGGCAGAACAACGAAAACATCCAAGCTGGCCTCGGTTGGATCGAAGCAACAGCAAAGGATATGTGAAACTAGAGAACAAAGAGGACCCAATGGAGAGGCTGCTTGTGCCCCAGGCTGCAATCAAGAAAGACTTTACTAATAAGGAGAAGCTTCTTATGATCTCAAGATCTCACAATAATTTGAGTTTTGAACATGATGAGTTTTTGAGTAACAACTTGAAGCGGGGAACTTCTGAAACAAGGTTTTAA
- the TMEM200A gene encoding transmembrane protein 200A isoform X2 has translation MIATGGVITGLAALKRQDSARSQHHVNLSPSPAAQEKKPVRRRPRADVVVVRGKIRLYSPSGFFLILGVLISIVGIAMAVLGYWPQKEHFIDAETTLSTNETQVIRNQGGVVVRFFEQHLHSDKMKMLGPFTMGIGIFIFICANAILHENRDKETKIIHMRDIYSTVIDIHTLRIKEQKHMNGIYTGLMGETEVKQNGNSCASRLAANTIASFSGFRSSFRMDSSVEEDELVVNESKSFGHLVPPLLSDSSASVCGLYPPPSKTTDDKTSGPKKCETKSIVSSSISAFTLPVIKLNNCVIDEPSIDNITEDADNLKSRSRNLSMDSLMVPLPNPSQPFQPVSLMLPRNNSVGESLSSQYKSSVALGPGAGQLLSPGAARRQFGSNTSLHLLSSHSKSLDLERGHSTLTVQAEQRKHPSWPRLDRSNSKGYVKLENKEDPMERLLVPQAAIKKDFTNKEKLLMISRSHNNLSFEHDEFLSNNLKRGTSETRF, from the coding sequence ATGATAGCAACTGGTGGAGTGATAACTGGCCTGGCTGCCTTGAAAAGGCAAGACTCTGCCCGATCACAGCATCATGTCAACCTTAGCCCGTCGCCTGCTGCCCAGGAGAAGAAACCAGTCAGGCGTCGACCTCGGGCCGATGTTGTGGTTGTTCGAGGCAAAATCCGGCTTTATTCCCCATCTggttttttcctcattttaggAGTCCTTATCTCCATTGTAGGAATCGCAATGGCAGTCCTTGGATATTGGCCTCAAAAAGAACATTTTATCGATGCTGAGACGACATTGTCAACAAACGAAACTCAGGTCATCCGGAACCAAGGCGGTGTAGTGGTTCGCTTCTTTGAGCAACATTTGCATTctgataaaatgaaaatgcttgGCCCTTTCACAATGGGGAttggcattttcattttcatttgtgctAATGCCATTCTTCACGAGAACCGTGACAAAGAAACCAAAATCATACACATGAGGGACATCTACTCCACAGTCATCGACATCCACACTCTGAGAATCAAGGAGCAAAAACACATGAATGGCATCTACACTGGTTTAATGGGAGAAACGGAAGTAAAGCAGAATGGGAACTCCTGTGCTTCGAGACTGGCAGCAAATACCATTGCTTCTTTTTCAGGTTTCAGGAGCAGTTTTCGGATGGACAGCTCTGTCGAGGAGGATGAGCTTGTGGTGAATGAAAGTAAGAGTTTTGGGCATCTTGTGCCACCTTTGCTCTCTGACAGCTCTGCCTCTGTTTGTGGCCTCTATCCGCCTCCTTCCAAGACAACTGATGATAAAACCAGTGGCCCTAAGAAATGTGAAACCAAGTCAATCGTGTCATCGTCCATCAGCGCTTTTACATTACCTGTGATCAAACTTAATAATTGTGTGATTGATGAGCCCAGTATAGATAACATCACTGAGGATGCTGATAACCTCAAAAGTAGGTCAAGGAATTTGTCAATGGACTCCCTTATGGTCCCTTTGCCCAATCCCAGTCAGCCTTTCCAGCCAGTCAGTCTGATGCTCCCAAGGAATAATTCCGTTGGGGAGTCATTGTCAAGTCAGTACAAGTCCTCTGTGGCCCTTGGACCTGGAGCTGGACAGCTCTTGTCTCCTGGGGCTGCTAGAAGACAGTTTGGTTCCAACACATCCTTGCATTTGCTGTCATCACACTCAAAATCCTTAGACTTAGAGCGGGGTCATTCCACATTAACCGTTCAGGCAGAACAACGAAAACATCCAAGCTGGCCTCGGTTGGATCGAAGCAACAGCAAAGGATATGTGAAACTAGAGAACAAAGAGGACCCAATGGAGAGGCTGCTTGTGCCCCAGGCTGCAATCAAGAAAGACTTTACTAATAAGGAGAAGCTTCTTATGATCTCAAGATCTCACAATAATTTGAGTTTTGAACATGATGAGTTTTTGAGTAACAACTTGAAGCGGGGAACTTCTGAAACAAGGTTTTAA